A stretch of Candidatus Hydrogenedens sp. DNA encodes these proteins:
- a CDS encoding YceI family protein — protein sequence MRTISRILIGLTFFISIQTLTSHAETNTYQIDPTHSSVWFRVLHLNISPAYGAFGDISGTIQFNAENTDKSSIEVTIKTASVNTLNDKRDEHLRSADFFNVEQFPEAKFKSNSWERTDENRYRIKGVLTLLGVDKPIEFEARLVGSGKGRNNEDRLGFEAVFTIKRSDFGMVKYLPSQIGDEVSITVGIEAEKVTK from the coding sequence ATGAGAACTATTTCCAGAATATTGATTGGATTGACCTTTTTTATAAGCATTCAAACTCTTACCTCTCATGCAGAGACTAATACTTATCAAATAGACCCAACACACTCATCCGTATGGTTCCGTGTATTGCATTTGAACATCAGTCCTGCGTATGGTGCCTTTGGAGACATTTCCGGAACTATTCAATTTAATGCAGAAAATACAGATAAATCTTCTATTGAAGTTACTATTAAAACGGCAAGTGTAAATACACTCAATGATAAACGCGATGAGCACCTTCGCAGTGCAGACTTTTTTAATGTGGAGCAATTCCCAGAAGCAAAGTTTAAAAGCAATTCCTGGGAACGGACTGACGAAAATCGCTATCGTATTAAGGGGGTTTTAACTCTGCTGGGTGTGGATAAACCGATTGAATTTGAAGCACGATTGGTCGGCAGTGGAAAAGGAAGAAATAACGAAGACCGTCTTGGTTTTGAAGCCGTTTTTACAATTAAAAGGAGTGATTTTGGAATGGTAAAATACTTACCTTCCCAAATTGGTGATGAAGTATCCATTACTGTTGGTATCGAAGCGGAAAAAGTAACAAAATAA
- a CDS encoding DUF1559 domain-containing protein, with the protein MRKEGFTLIELLVVIAIIGILAAILLPALARAREAARRSSCQNNLKQWGLIFKMYANESNGGKFPPMDVEAERNDYYGIYSNYFNVGPKVDTVYPEYLTDLSIIICPSDSKQTIQSLKAVSLEPQVAQALGLSPDDFHISFHLHSEYGVNMIDASYAYLGWVFDKSGDNPSDLLRVSELRPEVTLLIQFLGQGTLEEDLLVPAQFPYAFTQMILNSPDAVAAMYTARNHGEPTPAQITALYRTIDSDISGELLTGFGNGGSNIVYRLREGIERFLITDINNPSASAQAQCNIFVMFDQIGARGTVTLFNHIPGGCNVLFLDGHVEFIRYPTKQPVNQPVANIMSIFTAS; encoded by the coding sequence ATGAGAAAAGAAGGGTTCACTTTAATTGAATTACTTGTTGTTATTGCTATAATAGGTATCCTTGCTGCAATACTACTACCCGCATTAGCCCGTGCCCGTGAAGCAGCTCGTCGCTCCAGTTGTCAAAACAACCTGAAACAATGGGGACTGATTTTTAAGATGTATGCTAATGAATCCAATGGTGGAAAATTCCCGCCGATGGATGTAGAAGCAGAACGAAATGATTATTATGGTATATATAGCAATTACTTTAATGTAGGACCCAAAGTAGATACAGTTTATCCCGAATATCTAACCGATTTATCTATAATTATCTGTCCTTCGGACTCAAAACAAACTATTCAATCCTTAAAAGCGGTAAGTTTAGAACCACAAGTGGCACAGGCTTTGGGATTGTCCCCTGATGATTTCCATATCAGTTTTCACTTACATAGCGAATATGGCGTAAATATGATAGATGCAAGCTATGCATATTTAGGGTGGGTATTTGATAAATCCGGAGATAATCCCTCAGATTTATTGAGGGTTAGTGAGTTACGACCAGAAGTAACCTTACTTATTCAATTTCTTGGACAGGGAACTCTTGAAGAGGATTTATTAGTTCCTGCTCAATTCCCTTACGCTTTTACTCAAATGATTTTAAATAGTCCAGATGCCGTAGCAGCTATGTATACTGCACGAAATCATGGGGAACCAACACCTGCACAGATTACAGCCCTTTACCGAACTATTGATAGTGATATTTCAGGGGAATTACTCACAGGTTTTGGTAACGGAGGCTCAAATATCGTTTATAGACTTCGTGAAGGAATTGAACGGTTTTTAATAACCGATATTAATAATCCTTCTGCATCCGCACAGGCACAATGTAATATCTTTGTTATGTTTGACCAGATAGGTGCCCGCGGGACCGTCACATTATTTAACCATATCCCCGGTGGTTGCAATGTTCTTTTCCTCGATGGACATGTTGAGTTCATCCGCTATCCAACGAAACAACCTGTTAATCAACCTGTGGCAAATATTATGTCTATATTCACTGCTTCTTAA
- a CDS encoding DNA translocase FtsK — protein MYNYNHINKKRVAFSLFFLIISILLFIAITFNPKIHSGKDASIAIDNVPFVSAIVLLTQNIIYNFYLGFGIAIHFLYIILFLWAITMWDNRCPFPIIQRGIGIFLLLLSISTFSQAYFLFWDGKLAKGNSVGYSIVSDILVPHLGVFPSFITSFMFIIAGTILSLDWIFIFFLWLVFYSFIYFLNLIKRLFILTKHGIEWINTNIISLEQYTLVTEPSSIQLQLPLSSGNEDYPNFQAKVNTDTSCLPDLPLTEVEQEVPEMFSQSASTVSTPPKNVMGSNNRLNNETIIPDLKIGKDSTKDVKEKKGSFWNLYGKENKELTKNIPTVSCISSEEPIRSGRPSQHKSNKIQAVITAPEYPSQYTKPPLSLLDEPVPFEIPNYNEQLQERAEILIKTLERFGVKARVTGITHGPTITRYELEPEPGIKVTRFLSHADDITLALKADRVRVEAPIPGRGKVGIEVPNPVREQVLLRELIESYALTKHRGRLRLPLGKDITGEVKVVDLTQMPHLLIAGATGSGKTVFVKALLASLLFQYTPDELRLVLIDPKMVEFSIFNDIPHLLEPVVTDAKKAGEALDILVKEMERRYTLFANTNTRNLEIYNQNVENGQLEIYEEGDRDLFSTPIKVVRKLPHIVCIIDELADLMMLQRNAVESAIARLSQLARAVGIHLIVATQRPSVDVITGVIKANFPARISFQVSSKIDSRCILDTIGAEKLIGHGDMLYHNAGLPKPMRIQGAFVSDEEIEALVNYLKSQAPPQYLNCIGFDNSKKKEAESSFDDDDPLFEEAVRIVRETKQASVSLLQRRLRIGYARAGHLIDMMELRGIVGPHRGSKPREILHMSSDNEDEIEGQTDYNNEEINPSDEEDNEYG, from the coding sequence ATGTATAATTATAATCACATAAATAAAAAAAGAGTTGCTTTCTCTCTATTTTTTCTTATCATCAGCATACTTTTATTTATAGCCATTACTTTTAATCCAAAAATTCATTCGGGGAAGGATGCCAGTATCGCAATAGATAATGTTCCCTTTGTATCGGCAATTGTATTATTAACTCAAAATATTATTTATAACTTTTATTTAGGTTTCGGCATAGCCATACATTTCCTTTATATAATATTATTTCTGTGGGCAATTACCATGTGGGATAATCGGTGTCCGTTCCCAATTATTCAGAGAGGTATAGGAATATTTTTATTATTGCTAAGTATCTCTACTTTTTCGCAGGCGTATTTTTTGTTCTGGGATGGGAAATTAGCAAAGGGGAATAGTGTTGGATATAGTATTGTTTCGGATATATTGGTTCCTCATTTAGGTGTTTTTCCTTCTTTCATTACTTCGTTTATGTTTATTATTGCAGGAACTATTTTGTCTCTGGATTGGATTTTTATTTTTTTTCTTTGGTTGGTGTTTTACTCCTTTATTTATTTCTTAAATCTCATAAAAAGGCTATTTATATTGACAAAGCATGGGATTGAATGGATTAATACAAATATTATTTCTCTGGAGCAATACACGCTTGTAACAGAACCCTCTTCCATTCAATTGCAACTTCCCTTAAGTAGTGGAAATGAGGACTATCCCAACTTTCAAGCCAAAGTAAATACGGATACTTCATGTCTGCCAGATTTGCCTTTAACAGAAGTAGAGCAAGAAGTCCCTGAAATGTTTTCACAATCAGCTTCAACAGTCTCTACACCCCCGAAGAATGTAATGGGAAGTAATAACCGATTAAATAATGAAACAATTATTCCTGACCTAAAAATAGGCAAGGACTCAACAAAAGATGTTAAAGAAAAGAAGGGTAGTTTTTGGAATTTATACGGAAAGGAAAATAAAGAGTTAACAAAGAATATTCCAACAGTTTCCTGTATATCATCCGAAGAACCTATTCGTTCGGGGCGTCCTTCTCAACATAAATCGAACAAGATACAAGCAGTAATAACAGCACCTGAGTATCCGTCGCAATATACCAAGCCACCTCTAAGTTTATTAGATGAACCTGTTCCTTTTGAAATACCTAATTATAACGAGCAACTTCAGGAACGGGCAGAAATTTTAATAAAAACATTAGAACGATTTGGAGTGAAGGCACGAGTTACGGGAATTACACACGGTCCAACAATTACAAGGTATGAATTAGAACCCGAACCAGGAATAAAAGTAACACGGTTTTTATCTCATGCGGATGACATAACCCTTGCATTGAAAGCAGACCGTGTTCGTGTAGAAGCACCTATTCCGGGAAGGGGCAAGGTAGGTATTGAGGTGCCTAACCCGGTTCGTGAGCAGGTATTATTGAGAGAACTTATAGAAAGTTATGCATTAACGAAACATCGAGGAAGATTGCGGTTACCCTTAGGTAAGGATATCACAGGCGAAGTCAAAGTTGTTGACCTGACACAAATGCCGCATCTTCTTATTGCAGGTGCTACAGGTTCAGGGAAGACCGTTTTCGTAAAAGCATTACTTGCAAGTTTACTATTCCAATATACACCCGATGAATTGCGATTAGTTCTGATTGACCCGAAGATGGTGGAATTTTCCATATTCAATGATATTCCTCATTTGTTGGAGCCGGTTGTAACCGACGCCAAGAAAGCAGGCGAAGCGTTGGATATTCTTGTAAAAGAAATGGAACGCCGATATACACTTTTTGCCAATACGAATACTCGCAATTTAGAGATTTACAATCAGAATGTAGAAAACGGGCAGCTGGAAATTTACGAAGAAGGAGACAGGGATTTATTTTCAACACCTATAAAAGTTGTCCGCAAACTTCCTCATATCGTTTGTATCATTGATGAGTTAGCCGACTTAATGATGCTCCAGCGGAATGCCGTTGAAAGTGCGATAGCACGACTTTCCCAATTAGCCCGAGCGGTAGGTATTCATTTAATTGTAGCGACACAAAGACCCTCTGTAGATGTAATCACAGGTGTAATTAAGGCCAATTTCCCTGCCCGTATTTCATTTCAGGTTTCCTCCAAAATTGATTCCCGTTGTATCTTAGATACGATAGGTGCTGAAAAGTTGATTGGGCATGGTGATATGTTATACCATAATGCTGGGTTACCGAAGCCGATGCGCATTCAGGGTGCGTTTGTTAGTGATGAAGAGATAGAAGCATTGGTAAATTATTTGAAATCACAGGCACCACCGCAGTATCTTAATTGTATTGGTTTTGATAACTCGAAGAAGAAAGAAGCCGAGTCGTCTTTTGACGATGATGACCCTTTATTTGAGGAAGCGGTTCGCATTGTTCGAGAGACAAAACAAGCATCGGTTTCATTGCTTCAGCGTCGGTTGAGAATTGGGTATGCGCGCGCCGGACATTTGATAGATATGATGGAACTGCGAGGAATTGTAGGTCCTCACCGAGGAAGTAAGCCGCGTGAGATTTTACATATGTCTTCAGATAATGAGGATGAAATTGAAGGACAAACAGATTATAATAATGAAGAGATAAATCCTTCCGATGAGGAAGATAATGAATATGGATAA
- a CDS encoding DUF1559 domain-containing protein, whose amino-acid sequence MKKTGFTLIELLVVIAIIGILAAILLPALARAREAARRSSCQNNLKQWGLVFKMYSNESKGERFPPLELEAAPRDDNGEWNLFIAAGPKVKAIYPEYLTDPSIVICPSDAQDTVKDTLKGDSFPSLGITPDDFHFGFYLGGGTGVNVIDASYAYFGWVFDKMGDNPNDLVPIGSLPSEVQLFVNLIGNVNLTGDQPVPAQLPLAIAQMALNHPNGVAAIQAASSHSQPSPAQIADLNSAVDGDVSGSLLTGYGNGGSNTVYRLREGIERFLITDINNPAATSKAQSEIFIMLDQLGAAGTTALFNHIPGGCNILYLDGHVEFIRYPTKQPINQAMANIMALFEAS is encoded by the coding sequence ATGAAAAAAACAGGTTTTACATTGATTGAATTGCTTGTCGTTATAGCAATCATAGGTATTCTTGCGGCAATTTTACTGCCGGCATTAGCCCGTGCTCGTGAAGCAGCACGCCGTTCCAGTTGCCAGAACAACTTAAAACAATGGGGACTCGTTTTTAAGATGTATTCAAACGAATCCAAAGGTGAACGATTCCCTCCACTTGAATTAGAGGCAGCACCAAGAGATGACAACGGTGAGTGGAATTTGTTCATTGCCGCTGGTCCAAAAGTGAAAGCGATTTATCCTGAATACTTAACCGACCCATCAATCGTAATTTGTCCATCGGATGCCCAAGATACGGTAAAAGACACATTGAAAGGAGATAGTTTCCCTTCATTAGGAATTACGCCAGACGATTTTCATTTTGGCTTTTATCTTGGCGGTGGAACTGGGGTCAATGTAATAGATGCCAGTTATGCCTATTTTGGTTGGGTTTTTGATAAGATGGGAGATAATCCAAACGACCTTGTCCCGATTGGTTCCCTGCCTTCCGAGGTTCAATTATTTGTCAATCTAATTGGGAATGTTAATTTAACAGGCGACCAACCCGTTCCGGCTCAATTACCGCTTGCAATTGCTCAAATGGCATTAAACCACCCTAATGGCGTCGCAGCAATTCAAGCCGCTTCATCTCATAGTCAACCTTCACCGGCTCAGATAGCAGACCTGAATTCCGCCGTTGATGGTGATGTAAGTGGTTCTTTACTTACGGGCTATGGGAATGGTGGTTCAAATACTGTATACCGTCTCCGTGAAGGTATCGAACGATTCCTCATCACCGACATTAATAATCCTGCTGCAACATCGAAAGCACAAAGTGAAATTTTCATCATGCTTGACCAATTAGGAGCAGCAGGAACAACAGCGCTCTTTAATCATATCCCCGGTGGTTGCAATATTCTGTACTTAGATGGACATGTAGAATTTATTCGCTATCCAACGAAACAGCCTATTAATCAAGCTATGGCAAATATCATGGCTCTGTTTGAAGCCAGTTAA